One region of Aurantimonas sp. HBX-1 genomic DNA includes:
- a CDS encoding TetR/AcrR family transcriptional regulator: MITGVKRSIVNDMEPSPTARRTGRPLSFDRDAALVSAMHLFWRHGYEATSVAELTQAMGITPPSLYAAFGDKRRLFLEAVHRYLGGIEAVERSIADAPSAHDAARDLLVAAALGDTGADTPPGCLLASSLVTSSTEAEAVREALADIRRGIEAALRARIERDIREGILPSGADAEMLAGHVFAVVQGMSTLAKDGAGRSKLMGIADAAMAGWPKTPDPRSAHASA; this comes from the coding sequence TTGATCACCGGGGTCAAGCGTTCTATAGTAAACGATATGGAACCCTCGCCTACCGCACGCCGCACGGGACGGCCGCTCTCGTTCGACCGGGACGCGGCGCTCGTCAGCGCCATGCATCTCTTCTGGCGCCACGGCTACGAGGCGACGTCGGTCGCCGAACTGACGCAGGCGATGGGCATCACACCCCCCAGTCTCTATGCCGCCTTCGGCGACAAGCGGCGCCTGTTCCTGGAGGCGGTGCATCGCTATCTCGGGGGTATCGAAGCCGTCGAACGAAGCATCGCGGACGCGCCAAGCGCGCATGATGCCGCGCGCGACCTGCTGGTGGCCGCCGCGCTCGGCGACACCGGTGCCGACACGCCGCCCGGCTGCCTTCTCGCCAGTTCCCTGGTCACGAGTTCCACCGAGGCCGAGGCGGTACGCGAGGCGCTGGCCGATATCCGCCGGGGCATCGAGGCGGCACTGCGCGCCCGGATCGAGCGCGACATCCGCGAGGGAATTCTGCCTTCCGGAGCGGACGCCGAGATGCTGGCAGGCCATGTCTTCGCGGTGGTCCAGGGCATGTCGACCCTTGCCAAGGACGGCGCCGGACGCAGCAAGCTGATGGGGATCGCCGATGCCGCGATGGCGGGCTGGCCGAAGACCCCCGACCCGCGCTCGGCGCATGCTTCTGCCTGA
- a CDS encoding aldo/keto reductase has translation MSMTTYRPLGRSGLVVSPLSLGTMTFGVDRWGMERADAEAVFDAYVEAGGNLVDTADVYAAGRSEEMLGAIIADRGLRDSLVVATKSGFSAGRGPHAGGNGAKHVHAALEGSLRRLGTDYIDLYWVHVWDSLTPAEELLETMAGLVRAGKIRYWGLSNAPAWYVAKIATLAAVHAMPGPIALQYFYSLVSREVESEHLPLARDMGLGMMPWSPLAYGLLTGKYDRATVEAGAPRAGGLPSDAGTGAPRPEGDKRLDGSNPFGDMLFTDRNWRIVDALRGVADAIGETPARVALAWVLSKPGVDTALMGVSRVSQVHDNVAATELRLPAEQIAVLDEASSPESAMIYGLFTPAARQNLVFGGTAVVDRS, from the coding sequence ATGTCGATGACCACCTACCGTCCGCTCGGCCGTTCCGGCCTTGTGGTCAGTCCGCTGTCTCTCGGAACGATGACGTTCGGCGTCGATCGGTGGGGCATGGAGCGAGCCGACGCGGAGGCTGTCTTCGATGCCTATGTCGAGGCCGGCGGCAATCTCGTCGACACGGCCGACGTCTATGCCGCCGGCCGCAGCGAGGAGATGCTGGGCGCCATCATCGCCGATCGCGGACTGCGCGACAGCCTCGTCGTCGCGACCAAGTCCGGCTTCTCCGCCGGCCGGGGCCCGCATGCCGGCGGCAACGGCGCCAAGCATGTGCATGCCGCGCTCGAAGGCTCGCTGCGCCGGCTCGGCACCGACTACATCGACCTCTACTGGGTCCATGTGTGGGACTCGCTGACCCCCGCCGAGGAGCTCTTGGAGACGATGGCGGGCCTCGTGAGGGCCGGCAAGATCCGCTACTGGGGGCTCTCCAACGCACCGGCCTGGTATGTGGCGAAGATCGCGACGCTCGCCGCCGTCCACGCGATGCCGGGCCCCATCGCCCTGCAATATTTCTATTCCCTCGTCAGCCGCGAGGTGGAATCCGAGCACCTGCCGCTCGCACGCGACATGGGCCTCGGGATGATGCCGTGGAGCCCGCTCGCTTACGGTCTGCTCACCGGCAAGTACGATCGCGCCACGGTCGAAGCGGGCGCGCCGCGCGCTGGTGGCCTTCCCAGCGACGCCGGGACCGGCGCTCCCCGACCGGAGGGCGACAAGCGCCTCGACGGCAGCAATCCTTTCGGCGACATGCTCTTTACCGATCGCAACTGGCGGATCGTCGATGCGCTTCGCGGTGTCGCCGACGCGATCGGCGAGACGCCGGCCCGCGTGGCGCTGGCGTGGGTTCTCTCGAAGCCCGGCGTCGACACGGCCCTGATGGGCGTCAGCCGTGTCTCGCAAGTCCATGACAACGTCGCAGCGACCGAGCTTCGCCTGCCGGCCGAACAGATCGCCGTCCTCGACGAGGCCAGCAGTCCGGAAAGCGCGATGATCTACGGCCTCTTCACGCCGGCCGCGCGCCAGAACCTCGTCTTCGGCGGAACCGCCGTCGTCGACCGCAGCTAG